Genomic DNA from Macadamia integrifolia cultivar HAES 741 chromosome 6, SCU_Mint_v3, whole genome shotgun sequence:
TTTAGATTACATTCATTTAGACCTATGGGGACCCtctagggttgcttcaaagggggctagtgcaaggtacttgcttactttcgttgatgatttctctcagaaggtttgggtctattttttgaagcacaaaaatgaagtatttatCACTTTCAAATAGTGAAAGAATTTTCTTGAGACGcaaattgggaaaaaaattaagaggTTGAGAATCGATAATAGTCTAGAGTtctgtgaaggtgactttaatgagttttacaaaaatgaaggtattgcaagacaccacatagttgttaaaacaccccagcagaatggaaTGGCAGAGGGTaagaatagaaccttgttagaacaGGCAatgtgtatgttatcaaatgcaggattggacAAGGAGTTCTAGGCAGAAGTAATTAACACAGTAACCCTATTGGtaaatcgatctccttgcactgctattgagtgcaagactccaaaAGAAATTTGATCACATAAGCCTGTAAACTACtgtaatttaaaagtatttggatgtcctacTTATGCATATGTGactgaagggaagttggaacctagggccaagaaatgtatttttcttgggtatggatatGGAGTGAagggatacaggttgtggtgtcctgatccaaagtcaccaaaatttcttattagcagagatgttgcttttgatgaatctgctatgttgcatcctaggaaagaagctcaTGTTAATTATGAtggaggtcaagaaaaatctagagagaaagTGAAGTTTGAAATCGGTAGTttatcttcaaacaaagcacaatctacttcagTTTAGCTACCtatttttactgaaggagatgatgctcaagagaatcaagaagaagcgTGGTACAATATTGctaaggatagaccaaggagaaatattagacaaccacaaaagtatagGCATattgaatttgttgcttatgcattgtttgttgcagatacaattgaaaatagtgagcctgcaacatattctcaAGCTAttacttcaattgattctaaaAATTGGTTGATTgtcatgaatgaggagatggaatcttTTCATAAatatcagacttgggagcttgtcaaGTCGAgaatagggaagaaaattgttggctgcaaatgggtcttcaagaagaagaaatctacctcaggtgttgaagatgctaggtacaaggcacgtttggttgcaaagaaaTATAGTCatgtacaaggaattgattttaatgatgttttctcacctgttgttaagcatagttctattcgtgtcctacttgctctagttgctatgcatgatttgaaGCTGGTGCAACTTGATATGGAAACAACATTATTGCAtagtgaactagaagaacagatttatatgcatcaacctgaaggatttgttattgaaggtaaggaggaccatgtatgcttatTGAAGAattccctatatggtttgaaacagtctcctagacaatggtataaaaggtttgattcggTTATAGCTAGTTTTGGATATTGCAGGTGTCAATATgattgttgtgtttatttcaaaaAGCTCtttgatgggtcattcatatatttgctgcgttttgttgatgatatgttgattgcagcaaaagattgGAATGAGGTCaacaggttgaaggaacaatgaagttctgaatttgagatgaaagatttgggggcagtaaggaagatccttggtttGGAGATCaggagggatagaaaagcagggaagctgtggctatcttAACAGAAGTACACTGAAAAGGTACTGAATCATTTTGGCCtgaaagatgccaaacttgTAACTACTCATCTTGCATCTTATTTTAGACTTTCAgttgctctatcacctaagacagatgaagaggtggaatACATGTCATGGGTTCCATACTCTTGTGCAATTGGCTctgttatgtatgctatggtatGCACTCAttctgacatttcacaagctgtcagtgtggtgagtaGATATTGGTTATATCCAGGTAAAACTCATTGGGAAatagtgaagtggatacttaggtactagaaagggacctctggtgtttgtttggagtttgggaggaatggtgatagtttatctagttatgttgattcagattatgcaggtgatcttaacaagaggaggtcactcacaagctatgtatttactcttggaggaagcacggttagttggaaagctactttacaggctacagttgcattatctactactgagtcagagtatatggcagtgactaaGGTAATTAAAAAAgttatttggcttagaggtttattgggagaactcagcatggatcatagggtgactgttgtccattgtgatagccagagtgctattcacttgactaaagatccgaTGTATTATGAGAGGACGAAGCACATTGATGTTTGGTATCATTCatcaaagagataattgctcaagacaatgttcaagtgttgaagattggtactaaAGACAATTCaactgatatgttgactaagcctttgtgtgttggtaagttcgagcattgttTGAACCTACTTGATGTTTGCCGTGTTTGAGTTCatccctttggagggctattggaaaagatgaagattttagctatttgtttgtttgttggatgagaattcaagccaaggtggagatttgttaagtttgcctcgaattcttgactcattttgaagattgacctgatccgacatattttggtggtgacccgaatgaaaatttttctgagatctatgatggaagcagaggggttgggccaatAGGCCCAAGCACAGAGCCcagcactgatctcgtatgggggtgtaGACCCTGCGGTATGGTTCAACTGGATCGactgtgacccgatgggtcgacctgtgacttggagtatataatgtactgttgtcttgttgagaaagtcattgtattttggggtttttttcgagctagggttttagggctaGTTTTCTCGCCgatgcttgggtgtaatctctcttctgcatagtaaaacatcttcttctttgcccaaggacgtagcacaccaccctggtatgtgaacctcgttaaatctctgtgtcgtgcagatcttttgtctatttatttttgtatttctttggtgtttgatctaacagtaaacctattctctattgatagtaaAGTAGATCGCATCTCACCGTGGAAGTAGGAAATCTTGTTGAACCACGTGAATTGTTATgtgcattgtgtgattgtttgtttataATTTCCATTCCTTTCTGCATCATTATAGGTTTCATTTTCTACAATATGAACTTCCCTCTCTTTTAGAACAATGTAATTTATCCATCACCTTATCAGTTGACTGCAGAGGTCATATCAACTACTGGAGAGATAATAGCAAAATCCAGCCAACCCTACATGCTCTACTTTAGAAGCCTCCCAATTCGACTACTGTGTACATTTGTTCTGGGCATCCCCCTATTATGGAGGATAATAACGGAGACCCAGAGGATCACAGTAGGATTACTGATGCACAAGGAAGGAAAGCTTCAGACAGAGACAATAAGGATAACATTAATACCAAGGGCTGGGACTACTGATCCTCCAGAACTATAGACAGCTGAGATTGTATTGAACTCTTAGCTTCCTAAGAGAAACGAACTGGTCCACAATTGGAAATTTACATTTTATGTGTGGGTTTCCTTTCATGTATACATATTACTTATTATAATTCTTGTTTGTTGCTTTAAACCATTTGTGTTTCCAAAGATGTTGCCAACTAGAGTTAGTGACCTGATTCAAAGAAACCAGACTCTGGAAGTAGAGAAGGATCCACAACCTAAATttggaggagatggagagacCTCTGACATATCAAGGAAATGGCAGTGGAGGAGCAGGAGTCATCGGCCAATATTTCCACATGGAGTGGTTTCCCCAGATGTTGTTGGGTCCTCAACATCAAGTACTACTGTTAACATAACAGACATGAGTGAGGTTATTGATGATTCTGGAaatctgttagttaaaatggaaACAGCAAAataacattgttcggtacgggcatgttttaaatggatcaaaacgtgaacagGACGATCAAAAATAtggtcaaatacggtaaaaaggggaaaaaaaaaaaaacggacgatacgtgctttaaacgtttatatttaaataatacggtgtcaaaaaaagggcaatatatagacataaattgacaTAATAACTCTCTAAATACCTggataacaatcaaaataaatatagataatattcatatttcaatccaaattctaaaCCTATTATATCATGAAATAACATTGAAAATATATCCATCCAAAGATTAATATAAGATCCAAAATACACcattcaaatatccaaaatacatcattcaaatatccaaattcatcatccaaattacataatccaaaatgtatcatccaaattacatcatcccatttcattaaaaagaaaacacaaaTGTATCATAATATAGAATTAGGTTGATTATGAATAGGTTCAACATGTCTCTTCAAGTCTCTCTGTCTCCAACTCAATGTTTACATCAGGCAAGTCACCAAGTTTCTCTAGGTCAATAGGTTTTGTATCCTGAATTGCTCGGTTTTCAtacttctccttcatcaaagaATTCATTCTAATGTATACCAAATCTTCTAACATTTCTAGAGTTAATCTgttcctcttctttgtttgtgCTGCGTCCCAAGCACTCCAATTCCTCTCACAAGGAGAGGAACTACAAGGTTTGCTTAAGATTCTACAAGCAACCTTTTGAACCACTGGAAGATAACCACTCATATATTCccaccaaatccctacaaattAACACAAGTAAACACATATAAAGATGATttacaaatagaaatataaacttaATTAACTATCAGACTTACTTGGATGGTTAGTTTTCATTAAAGACTTTCCTGTGATATTGAACAAATTTGGGTTCCTCATTCGATACTCAACCATTTCTGCAGTGAATTGCTCACGATCTTCTAGAGGAACCATGGTTGCCACAATATATTCTTGAGCTTGCACAACTGTACTTGTCTCAATAAAAATTCCACCATCAAACAAATTATTAGGATTTAAAGCTGCATCAAGCACATGAATAGGATGAATTATATTCTTTTCCACCCTTGTATCAAAAAATCCAATATGGTAAAGTTCTTTACTCCATCACTCTCCTTTAACttccttaatttttcttttgccctAACAGTTGCTTCATACAAGTAACATGCAGTGGTACCATCTGAATCAACAAGGCGAAGAATCCTAATGAGAGGATCCATAAAAGCAATAACCTCCTTTGCCTCGCCCCAGAATATATTAGATTGAATTATTCTGACAGTCTTTAATGCTATTTCAACTCTATTGCAATGGAAGCCTCTCAATTCAGATGATGTAACCAATAGCCTTAACTCATTCTCAACTACAATAAGAGATTGGAGCATTAAAAAATTAGTAGCAAACCTTGTCTTGCAAGGCGGCTTAATCTCTTTGTCATTTGTGAATTCCCTCATTAAGGCTATAACAGTTGTGTGCCTGTGCATATAATCCACTACATGTTTaccatcatcaataattttCCTCACCCATCTAATATGCTTATGGATATCCTTTAAAAGCAAATTAATCCCATGTGCAGCACAATTTGTCTGATACATGTGAGACCATTTTCCAATCAACGTATCACCATAACAATTATAGTTAGCACCATTATCTGAAACAAATTGCACAACATGTTGTGGTCCAAGCATTTCAATAACATCAGATATTTCTCTAAAAAGATATCCAGCAGTAATACTATTTGAACTACATTCAATACACTTCAGGAATACAGCCCCACCAGGAGAATAAGCTATCACATTGACCTAAGACCTCTTCTTTAGGTCAGTCCAAGAATCAGACATTATTGTGCAACATATGCCAACCCATGTTGACTTTATGTTGCTCACATATTCCATGATCTCTACCTTAGCTTCAGGAATCAAATGGGTACAAAGAGTAGAGTGACTAGGAATAACAAAACCCTGACCATAGGCACAAGCGCCTTTCATCATTTGAATAAAAGATTCTGTCTAAAtaacattgaaagaaatgttattCTTAACAAAAAATTCTCCTATCATCTTTTCTAATGACTTCTTGTCTTGTTTAGCAGCCAACTCTACCATTATGGTTTGATGAATGCTCCTATCATGAGAATTTGTGGAACCAATTTCACTTTCTAGGGTCTCATtcgtccttttctttttagatgtACTCAAATTCATTTCTGCACTGGCTTCAACTTGAACATGGTCAGGGACTTTAGTGCAAATTCGAACATCATGGCCAGTCAAGCAAGCCAAATGAACCTTCACTCAAGTAACACTACCAGAGTAGTCAAGTTCATAATAATTGCATTTAAAACAGCTCGGCCCAAGTTGTTATACATGTTCCCAAAACTTATCCTTTTTTCTAACCATTTTTCAATAATATCAAGTACCTACATAATATGCAATCAAATATTTATTCAAATTTAACATATATGATGAGTACATATGAGAATTGAGAATAAAgaattaacaattaacaatcaaatatttattcAGATTTTAACATACATCTTCACAACAAATCCATGCCTAAAGAGTAATTCCCAAACACCTAATGTAGCATAAAATATTACTCGGATTATGTATAGGGGCAGGAATAGTTCCCTGAGTAAAAAATCAGTAGTTCCCTTAAGTAATCCAAAAAAGAATTCAACACAAGCTAGCATAGAATAAAACAACTTCTTTTCATAATCCATTGTACATCAATGTTGCAGTATTGGAATCGTTGTGTCATCTTCTTTGAATTCATAATAAGAAAGTTGGAGTATATTTTGTATACTAAATTGTGGAACAAAGTGATTCTAATTTACCAAACAATTTCTGCAACTGAACATAGAGAACCCTTTTCTCCTATGtaacccagaaaaaaataaaaagaagaaaggaaaagagtaaAGTTAGAACAGTACTATTTCTATATAAGGAACGGTTGGTAAATTCTGTGTGTAAAGGGCACAGTTTATGATTTTTAGACGGAGTTATAATAATATACAAACAAAAAGCTTTAAAATTCAGTTGGCTAAATAGAACAAGGAAAGACAGGGAGTTTCTCTATTCATGACTTGGTCATCTCTCTGCAACAAACTTGGTCTTCCATCTATCATAATTAACAGAAAAGCCTAAACACATCAAATTTCAGACCCTTCCCTTACTACTTGTTGGAGATCTCTTAAATTAGTTAAAAGTTGACTAATTAGGAAATTGGACAAAGAATTCGGACAGGCAAAAAATCGGAAGGTGGACTATCTTTATGGCATGGAAGGAAAACAAGCAAATAATTTAGTAATCACTAATGATAATGTGAGTACAGACATTTTGATGCTTAACTCAATAAAATTAATGTATTATTCCAGCGGAGTTTAAGATTGTACAGTTGTCCAAATATGCCTTGATGCTATGGTGATTTACTTAAGCCAATCAAACTTCCATTTGAGCAAGCGTTTAAGATTCTTATACCAGAGTTATGCTTAGTTAAAGCACAATAACTTAAAAGTTTAAAGATTGACAGGTAAAAAGTCCAAGCAGTTTGAACCAATGCTGAAATTTGACTGGGATACATGAAAGTGTTTTCCTAGTCCTCAAATTCttacttttagaaaaaaatccTTCAAATTTGCTGCTAACAATGTGGACTATTTGTGCCCACAcccctaaaaattttaagatatTTTCAAATATCTAATCTTCTAATATTGGTTCGTACATATATCAAATTATGTTTCTCCATTTGATGTGAAATCCATTTATTCTGTTCTGTCACTAGGAGGATAACTATTGCTCATATTCACGGTTCTCTTGGGTATGTTTTCTGGCAGATATGTAGCAGTTGGGAATGAGCCTTTCCTTGTATCGTATAACAACTCATTTAACCagatcaaaaaataaagaaatcaaaaggaaaaaaatcaaaaacctcTTTCCGCAAA
This window encodes:
- the LOC122081134 gene encoding uncharacterized protein LOC122081134, producing the protein MVPLEDREQFTAEMVEYRMRNPNLFNITGKSLMKTNHPRIWWEYMSGYLPVVQKVACRILSKPCSSSPCERNWSAWDAAQTKKRNRLTLEMLEDLVYIRMNSLMKEKYENRAIQDTKPIDLEKLGDLPDVNIELETERLEETC
- the LOC122081649 gene encoding uncharacterized protein LOC122081649, coding for MNLSTSKKKRTNETLESEIGSTNSHDRSIHQTIMTESFIQMMKGACAYGQGFVIPSHSTLCTHLIPEAKVEIMEYVSNIKSTWCIECSSNSITAGYLFREISDVIEMLGPQHVVQFVSDNGANYNCYGDTLIGKWSHMYQTNCAAHGINLLLKDIHKHIRWVRKIIDDGKHVVDYMHRHTTVIALMREFTNDKEIKPPCKTRFATNFLMLQSLIVVENELRLLVTSSELRGFHCNRVEIALKTVRIIQSNIFWGEAKEVIAFMDPLIRILRLVDSDGTTACYLYEATVRAKEKLRKLKESDGVKNFTILDFLIQGWKRI